Proteins encoded within one genomic window of Amycolatopsis nigrescens CSC17Ta-90:
- the thrC gene encoding threonine synthase: MTAALGTTSATNRTVDLGPAVELISKEEGHRQPLAPEFVSAEDFSPLEVGYDFGRVRREDIEAGPRNIWRYKKLLPVPSNVEEIPNTEPGCTRLVRADRLAAALGVKRLWVKDDTGNPTHSFKDRVVAVALAAAREFGFEVLACPSTGNLANAVAAAAARAGWQSVVLIPSSLERAKILTTAVYDGALIAVDGNYDDVNRLATQLAGEHENWAFVNVNVRPYYSEGSKTLAFEVAEQLGWRLPQQVVVPIASGSQLTKVDKGFRELGQLGLVDETPYRVFGAQATGCSPVSAAFRAGHDVVQPVKPDTIARSLAIGNPADGPYVLDTVTRTGGAIEDVTDEEVVEGIRLLARTEGIFTETAGGVTVATAKKLIETGKLDPDAETVLMITGDGLKTLDAIENHVGPRATVPPSADAVRKVLEG; this comes from the coding sequence ATGACTGCAGCCCTCGGCACGACCTCCGCCACCAACCGGACGGTGGACCTCGGCCCCGCGGTGGAACTGATCTCCAAGGAAGAGGGCCACCGGCAGCCGCTGGCCCCCGAGTTCGTCTCCGCCGAAGACTTCTCCCCGCTCGAGGTGGGCTACGACTTCGGCCGCGTGCGCCGCGAAGACATCGAAGCCGGTCCGCGGAACATCTGGCGGTACAAGAAGCTGCTTCCGGTGCCCTCCAACGTCGAGGAGATCCCGAACACCGAGCCGGGCTGTACCCGGCTGGTGCGTGCGGACCGGCTCGCCGCGGCGCTCGGCGTCAAGCGGCTGTGGGTCAAGGACGACACCGGCAACCCCACCCACTCGTTCAAGGACAGGGTGGTCGCGGTCGCGCTGGCCGCCGCCCGCGAGTTCGGCTTCGAGGTGCTGGCCTGCCCGTCCACCGGCAACCTGGCCAACGCGGTGGCCGCCGCGGCCGCCCGCGCCGGCTGGCAGTCCGTGGTGCTGATCCCGTCTTCGCTGGAGCGCGCCAAGATTCTGACCACCGCGGTCTACGACGGCGCGCTGATCGCGGTGGACGGCAACTACGACGACGTGAACCGGCTGGCCACCCAGCTCGCCGGCGAGCACGAGAACTGGGCGTTCGTGAACGTGAACGTCCGGCCCTACTACTCCGAGGGCTCCAAGACGCTGGCCTTCGAGGTCGCCGAGCAGCTCGGCTGGCGGCTGCCGCAGCAGGTCGTGGTGCCGATCGCCTCGGGCTCCCAGCTGACCAAGGTGGACAAGGGTTTCCGCGAGCTCGGGCAGCTCGGCCTGGTGGACGAGACGCCGTACCGGGTGTTCGGCGCGCAAGCCACCGGCTGCTCCCCCGTGTCCGCCGCGTTCCGCGCCGGGCACGACGTGGTGCAGCCGGTCAAGCCGGACACCATCGCCCGCTCGCTCGCGATCGGCAACCCGGCCGACGGCCCGTACGTGCTGGACACCGTCACCCGGACCGGCGGCGCGATCGAGGACGTCACCGACGAAGAGGTGGTCGAGGGCATCCGGCTGCTGGCCAGGACCGAGGGCATCTTCACCGAGACGGCCGGCGGGGTCACCGTGGCCACCGCGAAGAAGCTCATCGAGACCGGCAAGCTCGACCCGGACGCGGAAACGGTGCTGATGATCACCGGCGACGGGCTGAAGACGCTGGACGCGATCGAGAACCACGTCGGCCCGCGCGCGACCGTGCCGCCGTCCGCGGACGCGGTGCGCAAGGTGCTCGAAGGCTGA
- a CDS encoding dienelactone hydrolase family protein, whose translation MAYIVLFHSVYGLRPVELAAADQLRAAGHEVVTPDLYAGQTAVTIHDGFALADRIGWAAIEARARESVRVLPADAVLAGFSMGAGVVSALLAERPETAGVLLLHGTAEMPVIVRDGLPVQLHIALPDEIFPAEEVISWEESATEAGAEVQIHTYLGAGHFYTDPDLADYDQEAAALTWRRALGFLDGL comes from the coding sequence GTGGCATACATCGTTCTGTTCCACTCGGTTTACGGGTTGCGGCCGGTAGAGCTGGCCGCCGCCGATCAGCTGCGCGCGGCCGGGCACGAGGTGGTGACCCCCGACCTCTACGCGGGGCAGACCGCGGTCACCATCCACGACGGGTTCGCGCTGGCGGATCGCATCGGCTGGGCGGCGATCGAGGCGCGGGCCCGCGAGTCCGTGCGCGTACTGCCCGCCGACGCCGTGCTGGCCGGCTTCTCGATGGGGGCTGGGGTGGTGTCGGCGCTACTGGCCGAGCGGCCGGAAACTGCCGGCGTGCTACTTCTGCACGGCACCGCCGAGATGCCCGTGATCGTGCGTGACGGGCTGCCGGTCCAGCTGCACATCGCGCTGCCCGACGAGATCTTCCCGGCCGAGGAGGTGATCTCCTGGGAGGAGAGCGCCACCGAGGCAGGGGCCGAGGTGCAGATCCACACCTACCTGGGCGCCGGGCATTTCTACACCGACCCGGACCTGGCCGACTACGACCAGGAGGCAGCCGCCCTCACCTGGCGGCGGGCACTGGGCTTCCTCGACGGACTCTGA
- the lepA gene encoding translation elongation factor 4 — protein MTATGTLADTTFTPPELIRNFCIIAHIDHGKSTLADRMLQLTGVIEDRAMRAQYLDRMDIERERGITIKAQNVRLPWNVDGQDHVLHLIDTPGHVDFTYEVSRALEACEGAILLVDAAQGIEAQTLANLYLALDKDLHIIPVLNKIDLPAAEPDKYAAELAHIVGCDPSDVLRVSAKTGAGVRELLDEAVRQVPPPQGDPDAPARAMIFDSVYDTYRGVVTYIRVVDGKITPRERIRMMSTNATHELLEVGIVSPDPKPSKGLGVGEVGYLITGVKDVRQSRVGDTVTSERKGATEPLTGYREPKPMVYSGLYPVDGSDYPVLREALDKLQLNDAALTYEPETSVALGFGFRCGFLGLLHLEITRERLEREFGLDLISTAPNVVYQVYLEEGTEVVVTNPSDWPTGGKIAEVHEPLSKVTVIAPSEFIGAIMELCQGKRGQLLGMDYLSEERVELRYHLPLAEIIFDFFDSLKSRTRGYASLDYEEAGEQKADLVKVDILLQGEAVDAFSAIVHKDGAYAYGNKMATRLRELIPRQQFEVPIQAAIGARIIARETIRAIRKDVLAKCYGGDISRKRKLLEKQKEGKKRMKTVGRVEVPQEAFVAALSTEDSGDKGKGKK, from the coding sequence GTGACTGCGACTGGCACGCTGGCCGACACCACCTTCACGCCGCCGGAGCTGATCCGGAACTTCTGCATCATCGCGCACATCGACCACGGCAAGTCCACCCTGGCCGACCGGATGCTGCAGCTCACCGGTGTGATCGAGGACAGGGCGATGCGGGCCCAGTACCTGGACCGGATGGACATCGAGCGGGAACGCGGCATCACGATCAAGGCGCAGAACGTGCGGCTGCCGTGGAACGTGGACGGTCAGGACCACGTGCTGCACCTGATCGACACACCGGGCCACGTGGACTTCACCTACGAGGTGTCACGGGCGCTGGAGGCATGCGAAGGCGCGATCCTGCTGGTCGACGCCGCGCAGGGGATCGAGGCGCAGACACTGGCGAACCTGTACCTGGCACTGGACAAGGACCTGCACATCATCCCGGTGCTGAACAAGATCGACCTGCCGGCCGCCGAGCCGGACAAGTACGCGGCAGAGCTGGCGCACATCGTGGGCTGCGACCCGTCGGACGTGCTGCGGGTGTCCGCGAAGACCGGCGCCGGGGTGCGCGAGCTGCTGGACGAGGCGGTGCGCCAGGTGCCGCCGCCGCAGGGCGACCCGGACGCGCCTGCCCGCGCGATGATCTTCGACTCGGTGTACGACACCTACCGCGGCGTGGTCACCTACATCCGCGTGGTGGACGGCAAGATCACCCCGCGCGAGCGGATCAGGATGATGTCCACCAACGCCACGCACGAGCTGCTCGAGGTGGGCATCGTGTCGCCGGATCCCAAGCCCAGCAAGGGCCTCGGGGTCGGCGAGGTGGGGTACCTGATCACCGGCGTGAAGGACGTCCGCCAGTCCAGGGTCGGGGACACGGTGACCTCCGAGCGCAAGGGCGCCACCGAGCCGCTGACCGGCTACCGCGAGCCGAAGCCGATGGTCTACTCCGGGCTCTACCCGGTGGACGGCTCGGACTACCCGGTGCTGCGGGAGGCGCTGGACAAGCTCCAGCTCAACGACGCGGCGCTGACCTACGAGCCGGAGACCTCGGTGGCGCTGGGGTTCGGCTTCCGCTGCGGCTTCCTCGGGCTGCTGCACCTGGAGATCACCAGGGAGCGGCTGGAGCGCGAGTTCGGGCTGGACCTGATCTCCACCGCGCCGAACGTGGTCTACCAGGTCTACCTGGAAGAGGGCACCGAGGTGGTGGTGACCAACCCGTCCGACTGGCCGACCGGCGGGAAGATCGCCGAGGTGCACGAGCCGCTGAGCAAGGTCACGGTGATCGCGCCGTCGGAGTTCATCGGCGCGATCATGGAGCTCTGCCAGGGCAAGCGCGGCCAGCTGCTGGGCATGGACTACCTGTCCGAGGAGCGCGTCGAACTGCGCTACCACCTGCCGCTGGCGGAGATCATCTTCGACTTCTTCGACTCGCTGAAGTCCCGCACCCGCGGCTACGCCTCGCTGGACTACGAAGAGGCCGGTGAGCAGAAGGCCGACCTGGTGAAGGTGGACATCCTGCTGCAGGGCGAGGCGGTGGACGCCTTCTCCGCGATCGTGCACAAGGACGGCGCGTACGCCTACGGCAACAAGATGGCCACCCGGTTGCGCGAGCTGATCCCGCGCCAGCAGTTCGAGGTGCCGATCCAGGCCGCGATCGGCGCCAGGATCATCGCCAGGGAGACGATCCGCGCGATTCGCAAGGACGTGCTCGCGAAGTGCTACGGCGGCGACATCTCGCGTAAGCGGAAGCTGCTGGAGAAGCAGAAGGAAGGCAAGAAGCGGATGAAGACCGTCGGCCGGGTCGAGGTCCCGCAGGAGGCCTTCGTCGCCGCACTGTCCACTGAGGACAGTGGCGACAAGGGCAAGGGCAAGAAGTAG
- a CDS encoding ComEC/Rec2 family competence protein — translation MIASVRSPTVSGTPEPVVRHDFRLIPVAVAGWLGALLGLLCGWWVATVTGLVTALAAVVLFRRVRTTRPRWVAAAFALLIGGLTLAGPLALRLWQAERDPLRVPALRGDVVTLRVSVAERPEPVRAAGYAGQQAGARSVVIAAEVVTAAVDGVPVRSTGKVVLIAPFERWSALLPGQLVSTSGSLAPARAAELTAASVYVRGPPEEVGPAPWWQDTAASLREGLRQAASVLAEEPAGLLPGLVLGDTSRLSPRLEREFETAGMTHLLAVSGSNLVIICGAVLLLLRAFRVGPRLSAALAGAALLGFVVLVGPEPSVLRAGVMGAVGLLALALGRKRSALPALAAAVCVLVAFDPAMAASFGFALSVLATAGLVLLAPRWADALSRRGVPPGLAEGLAVPAAAFLVTAPVIAGMAGRLSLVAVAANVLAAPVVAPATVLGVLATVVAVVSPAAAGLLMRLAGPEADWLITVARRAAAVPGANLPWPGGWWGGLSAAVVAAVLVFLLRYRRLRVGLAVLLAGMLLVLIPVRVIAPAWPPPNWAVVACDVGQGDAAVLATAEPGRAVVVDVGPEPGPVDECLDRLDVDRVPLVVLSHLHADHIAGLDSAFDGRVVGAIAVGPGRSPDWAWRQVSEVAGRHGVPLLELEIGTRMEWPGLSIEVLGPSYVSSRSGSAQDGTGINNTSVVLRAETPAGRMLLTGDVELAAQADLLAGGADLRAEILKVPHHGSRSALPQFVSAIRPRAALISVGAGNAYGHPSKHALDLLGAAGALVARTDTDGDTAVLPDLQGPALTRRGRQRAPPAPCRCQQSAGR, via the coding sequence ATGATCGCCTCCGTGCGGTCGCCCACCGTGTCCGGGACGCCGGAACCGGTGGTGCGACACGATTTCCGGCTGATCCCGGTCGCGGTCGCCGGCTGGCTCGGCGCCCTGCTGGGCCTGCTGTGCGGATGGTGGGTGGCGACGGTGACCGGGCTGGTCACCGCGCTGGCCGCGGTGGTGCTGTTCCGGCGGGTGCGCACCACCCGGCCGCGCTGGGTGGCGGCCGCTTTCGCGCTGCTGATCGGCGGGCTGACGCTAGCCGGTCCGCTGGCCCTGCGGCTCTGGCAGGCCGAACGGGACCCCCTGCGCGTCCCAGCTTTGCGCGGTGACGTGGTGACCTTGCGGGTGAGCGTCGCGGAACGGCCGGAACCGGTCCGGGCGGCGGGTTACGCCGGGCAGCAGGCCGGGGCCAGGTCGGTGGTGATCGCCGCCGAGGTGGTGACGGCGGCGGTGGACGGCGTGCCCGTGCGATCCACCGGCAAGGTGGTGCTGATCGCGCCGTTTGAGCGGTGGTCGGCCTTGCTGCCGGGGCAGCTGGTCAGCACCTCCGGTTCGCTGGCTCCCGCGAGGGCCGCGGAGCTGACCGCGGCGTCGGTTTACGTCCGTGGCCCGCCGGAAGAGGTCGGGCCGGCGCCGTGGTGGCAGGACACCGCCGCGTCCTTGCGCGAAGGCCTGCGGCAAGCCGCATCCGTGCTCGCGGAGGAACCCGCCGGGTTGCTGCCGGGCTTGGTACTGGGTGACACCAGCAGGCTTTCACCACGGCTGGAGCGGGAGTTCGAAACTGCGGGCATGACGCACCTGCTGGCCGTGTCCGGCAGCAACCTGGTGATCATCTGCGGGGCTGTTCTGTTGCTGCTGCGGGCTTTCCGGGTTGGTCCCCGGTTGTCGGCGGCGCTCGCCGGGGCCGCCCTGCTCGGGTTCGTGGTGCTCGTCGGGCCCGAACCGAGCGTGTTGCGTGCGGGGGTGATGGGCGCGGTCGGGCTGCTCGCGCTGGCGCTGGGGCGCAAGCGGTCCGCGTTGCCTGCGCTGGCCGCGGCGGTCTGCGTGCTCGTCGCCTTCGATCCGGCGATGGCGGCGAGCTTCGGGTTCGCGCTCTCCGTACTGGCGACGGCGGGGCTGGTGCTCTTGGCGCCCCGCTGGGCGGACGCCCTGTCCAGGCGGGGTGTGCCGCCGGGCCTGGCCGAGGGGCTGGCCGTTCCGGCGGCCGCGTTCCTGGTGACCGCGCCGGTGATCGCCGGCATGGCCGGCAGGCTCAGCCTGGTCGCGGTGGCCGCGAACGTGCTCGCCGCTCCGGTGGTCGCGCCCGCCACCGTGCTCGGCGTGCTGGCCACCGTGGTCGCGGTCGTGTCGCCCGCGGCCGCCGGGCTGCTGATGCGGCTGGCCGGTCCGGAGGCGGACTGGCTGATCACGGTCGCGAGGCGGGCGGCCGCCGTGCCGGGGGCGAACCTGCCCTGGCCGGGTGGCTGGTGGGGTGGGCTGTCGGCGGCGGTGGTCGCGGCCGTGCTGGTCTTCCTGCTGCGCTACCGGAGGCTGCGGGTCGGTCTGGCCGTGCTGCTGGCCGGAATGCTGCTGGTACTGATCCCGGTGCGGGTGATCGCCCCGGCGTGGCCGCCCCCGAACTGGGCGGTCGTCGCCTGCGATGTCGGACAAGGAGATGCCGCCGTACTGGCCACCGCGGAGCCGGGACGCGCGGTGGTGGTGGACGTGGGACCGGAGCCAGGCCCGGTGGACGAGTGCCTGGACCGGCTGGACGTGGATCGAGTGCCGCTGGTGGTGCTGAGCCATCTGCACGCCGACCACATCGCCGGCTTGGACTCCGCCTTCGACGGGCGCGTGGTGGGCGCGATCGCGGTCGGTCCAGGCCGCAGCCCCGACTGGGCCTGGCGCCAAGTGTCCGAAGTGGCCGGTCGTCATGGCGTGCCCTTGCTGGAACTGGAGATCGGCACCCGCATGGAGTGGCCGGGACTGAGCATCGAAGTGCTCGGCCCGAGCTACGTCAGCTCCCGGTCCGGCAGTGCTCAGGACGGCACCGGGATCAACAACACGTCGGTGGTCCTGCGGGCCGAGACCCCGGCCGGGCGGATGCTGCTCACCGGTGACGTGGAGCTGGCCGCGCAGGCAGACCTGCTGGCCGGCGGGGCGGACCTGCGTGCGGAGATCCTGAAAGTGCCGCACCACGGTTCTCGCTCGGCGCTTCCGCAGTTCGTCTCCGCGATCCGGCCACGAGCCGCACTGATCAGCGTGGGCGCGGGCAACGCCTACGGTCACCCGAGCAAGCACGCCCTCGACCTGCTCGGTGCGGCCGGCGCACTGGTGGCCCGCACCGACACCGACGGCGACACCGCCGTCCTGCCCGACCTCCAGGGCCCCGCCCTCACCCGCCGCGGCCGTCAACGCGCCCCTCCGGCGCCCTGCCGGTGCCAGCAGTCCGCTGGTCGGTAG
- a CDS encoding VOC family protein, whose protein sequence is MDVLSSRVLLKPSDPEKSTVFYRDTLGLAIYRTFPGGTVFFLGQGFLELVGRGDAGASPDVALWLQVRDLPATIAELRAKGVVPDREPRREPWGLDEAWISDPDGTRIVLVQIPADHPLRTDVRQ, encoded by the coding sequence ATGGACGTGCTGAGCAGCAGGGTGCTGCTGAAACCCAGTGACCCGGAGAAGTCGACCGTCTTCTATCGCGACACCCTGGGCCTGGCGATCTACCGGACGTTCCCCGGGGGCACGGTGTTCTTCCTCGGTCAGGGCTTCCTGGAGCTGGTCGGCCGTGGTGATGCGGGCGCCAGTCCGGATGTCGCGCTGTGGCTCCAGGTCCGTGACCTGCCGGCCACCATCGCGGAGCTGCGGGCCAAGGGCGTCGTCCCGGACCGCGAACCGCGCCGGGAGCCGTGGGGCCTGGACGAGGCCTGGATCTCCGATCCGGACGGCACCCGGATCGTGCTGGTGCAGATCCCCGCGGATCACCCGCTGAGAACCGACGTCCGGCAGTGA
- a CDS encoding DMT family transporter codes for MNGTALVFVVVAAVLHALWNLAAKRVPGGGAALVFLYYSVSAVALVPVATVLLVLDPQRPQWTWLPAVVGNAVLHIVYGIVLQRGYTVGDLSVVYPLARGTGPLLSVLAAVVLFGERPGVLGLAGAALVIAGVLVIGSAGGGGGSVADRRARRAGVGYGLLTGATIAAYTLWDDHSVNALAVPPVVYLCAGSVLQSALLAPYARRHGDTVARLWREHWREALVIGLLSPVAYALVLFALQRAPVSLVAPARELSIVLGGLAAWLVLDEAHPVRRLTGSLIVLGGIAAIAAS; via the coding sequence GTGAACGGCACGGCTCTGGTTTTCGTTGTGGTTGCGGCGGTTTTGCACGCGCTGTGGAATCTGGCCGCGAAGCGGGTGCCCGGCGGTGGTGCGGCCCTGGTCTTCCTCTACTACTCGGTGTCCGCGGTGGCGCTGGTTCCGGTCGCCACCGTGCTGCTGGTGCTGGACCCGCAGCGTCCACAGTGGACATGGTTGCCGGCGGTGGTGGGCAACGCGGTGCTGCACATCGTGTACGGAATCGTGCTGCAGCGCGGTTACACGGTCGGCGACCTCTCGGTGGTCTACCCGCTGGCGCGCGGCACCGGCCCGCTGCTGTCGGTCTTGGCCGCGGTGGTGCTGTTCGGGGAACGGCCGGGGGTGCTCGGCCTTGCCGGCGCCGCGCTGGTGATCGCCGGGGTGCTGGTGATCGGCTCGGCCGGTGGCGGCGGCGGCTCGGTGGCCGACCGGCGGGCCCGGCGGGCCGGGGTCGGCTACGGGCTGCTGACCGGGGCGACGATCGCCGCGTACACGCTCTGGGACGACCACTCGGTCAACGCGCTGGCGGTGCCGCCGGTGGTCTACCTGTGCGCCGGCTCAGTGCTGCAGAGCGCCCTGCTCGCGCCCTACGCCCGGCGGCACGGGGACACGGTGGCCCGGTTGTGGCGGGAGCACTGGCGGGAGGCGCTGGTGATCGGCCTGCTGTCGCCGGTGGCGTACGCGTTGGTGCTCTTCGCGCTGCAACGGGCGCCGGTGAGCCTGGTCGCGCCGGCCAGGGAGCTGAGCATCGTGCTCGGCGGGCTGGCCGCCTGGCTGGTGCTCGACGAGGCCCATCCGGTGCGCCGGCTGACCGGCTCGCTGATTGTGCTGGGCGGTATCGCCGCGATTGCGGCGTCCTGA
- the rpsT gene encoding 30S ribosomal protein S20, protein MANIKSQMKRNKTNEKARQRNQSIKSSVKTAIRKFREAADAGDKDKALELQREAAKKLDKAASKGVLHPNQAANKKSAMAKRANQV, encoded by the coding sequence GTGGCCAACATCAAGTCGCAGATGAAGCGCAACAAGACCAACGAGAAGGCGCGCCAGCGCAATCAGTCGATCAAGTCCTCGGTGAAGACCGCGATCCGCAAGTTCCGTGAGGCCGCCGACGCCGGCGACAAGGACAAGGCCCTCGAGCTTCAGCGTGAAGCGGCCAAGAAGTTGGACAAGGCCGCCAGTAAGGGTGTGCTGCACCCGAACCAGGCCGCCAACAAGAAGTCGGCGATGGCGAAGCGCGCCAACCAGGTCTGA
- a CDS encoding class I SAM-dependent methyltransferase gives MSQVLDRAFGHPRGLLGRLGGALMAHGNAETERRVVEVARITSAETVLVLGPGPGIGLLAAAERAATTIGVDPSEEMLARCRDRCSALVEGGTVELRRGDAEHPGQPEASVDVALSVNNVQLWPDRAAGFAGLYRALRPGGRLVLSAHEKWLPVSRHRLADEVAAAGFTDLQTWVWQPPGRTPLAAQLRAYRPAE, from the coding sequence ATGTCGCAGGTACTGGATCGGGCCTTCGGGCACCCGCGTGGCCTGCTCGGCAGGCTGGGCGGCGCGCTGATGGCGCACGGCAACGCGGAGACCGAACGGCGCGTGGTGGAAGTGGCCAGGATCACGTCCGCGGAAACCGTGCTGGTGCTCGGGCCGGGACCGGGGATCGGCCTGCTCGCCGCCGCGGAGCGCGCCGCGACCACGATCGGCGTGGACCCCTCCGAGGAGATGCTGGCCCGCTGCCGCGACCGCTGCTCCGCGCTCGTCGAAGGCGGCACCGTGGAGCTGCGCCGCGGCGACGCGGAGCACCCCGGGCAGCCGGAAGCCTCGGTGGACGTCGCGCTCAGCGTGAACAACGTGCAGCTCTGGCCGGACCGCGCCGCCGGGTTCGCCGGGCTCTACCGCGCGCTGCGCCCCGGCGGGCGGCTGGTGCTCTCCGCGCACGAGAAGTGGCTGCCGGTGTCGCGGCACCGGCTGGCCGACGAGGTCGCCGCGGCCGGCTTCACCGACCTGCAGACCTGGGTATGGCAGCCACCCGGCCGGACCCCGCTCGCCGCCCAGCTACGCGCGTACCGCCCTGCCGAGTAG
- the holA gene encoding DNA polymerase III subunit delta, which yields MTAPAATPAPLYLVLGEEELLIERAVRNALTAARLVDSTADLTRVRVSELTGPALLEMVSPSLFSEGRVIVLESAQDISQEIADAVLAYVANPADGVVLVVVHSGGGRSKAAKALPVALRKAKAEIVECAKITKPAEREAFVRNEVRQAGGRIDAAGVAALIDTVGSDLRELASAAAQLVADAGGTVDEQAVRRYHRGRADVTGFAVAEKAVAGERAAALESVRWAMLIGVPHVLVADALADAVRTIARVSAAGRGNPNQMAGELGMPPWKIRKAQGQSRGWGPDGLADAMQIVARLNAEVKGAAADPDYALERAVLELVAAKDKR from the coding sequence GTGACCGCGCCAGCCGCTACCCCCGCCCCGCTGTACCTCGTTCTCGGTGAAGAAGAGCTGCTTATCGAGCGTGCCGTGCGCAACGCGCTCACCGCGGCCAGGCTGGTGGATTCGACCGCGGACCTGACCAGGGTGCGGGTGTCCGAACTCACAGGTCCCGCACTTCTGGAGATGGTCAGCCCCTCGCTGTTCAGCGAGGGCAGGGTGATCGTGCTGGAGTCCGCGCAGGACATCTCGCAGGAGATCGCGGACGCGGTGCTGGCCTACGTGGCGAATCCCGCCGACGGGGTGGTGCTCGTGGTGGTGCACAGCGGCGGCGGCCGGAGCAAGGCGGCCAAGGCGCTGCCGGTGGCCCTGCGCAAGGCCAAGGCGGAGATCGTGGAGTGCGCCAAGATCACCAAGCCGGCCGAGCGGGAGGCCTTCGTCCGCAACGAGGTGCGCCAGGCCGGCGGGCGGATCGACGCGGCGGGGGTGGCCGCGCTGATCGACACGGTGGGCTCGGATCTGCGCGAGCTGGCTTCGGCGGCCGCCCAGCTGGTGGCCGACGCCGGCGGCACGGTGGACGAACAGGCGGTCCGCCGGTACCACCGCGGTCGGGCGGACGTGACCGGGTTCGCGGTGGCCGAGAAGGCGGTCGCCGGGGAGCGGGCCGCGGCGCTGGAGTCGGTGCGCTGGGCGATGCTGATCGGCGTGCCGCACGTGCTGGTCGCGGACGCGCTGGCGGACGCGGTGCGCACCATCGCCAGGGTGAGCGCCGCCGGCCGGGGCAACCCGAACCAGATGGCGGGCGAGCTGGGCATGCCGCCGTGGAAGATCCGCAAGGCGCAGGGCCAGTCCCGTGGCTGGGGGCCCGACGGGCTCGCGGACGCGATGCAGATCGTGGCCAGGCTCAACGCCGAGGTGAAGGGCGCCGCGGCCGATCCGGACTACGCGCTGGAGCGCGCGGTGCTGGAACTGGTGGCCGCGAAGGACAAGCGATAG
- a CDS encoding methyltransferase has product MTQKSAATEDAQRTLLRLLSGAMASQVVGVAAKLEVADRLGSDPVAAGDIADRCGLAPQGMLRLLRALASLGLCAEPAPGRFTLTPVGALLRKGNPDSLHDLARLGIDPMTLRSVGELEFSLQTGRPAFDELHGKPVFTHIGEHPELSEMFNAAMSNGTRATAAALPEHYDFTRFTKVADIGGGDGTLLSAILGRHPQLTGVVFDNADGAAQAEGTIRAAGLSARCEVVTGDFFEAVPGGADLYLIKSVLHDWEDDRAVTILGNCRAVLPSNGRVLIVEPLLPDTVAAETPAQNPYLGDLTMLVLAGGQERTRADFDRLCERSGLTITGTTPLPPHPGLSLIEAVPA; this is encoded by the coding sequence ATGACTCAGAAGAGCGCGGCAACCGAGGACGCGCAGCGGACGCTGCTGCGGTTGCTGTCCGGTGCGATGGCGAGCCAGGTGGTGGGGGTGGCCGCCAAGCTGGAGGTCGCGGACCGGCTCGGGTCCGATCCCGTGGCCGCCGGCGATATCGCCGACCGTTGCGGCCTCGCTCCGCAGGGGATGCTCCGGCTGCTGCGGGCCTTGGCGAGCTTGGGCCTGTGCGCCGAACCGGCGCCAGGCAGGTTCACCCTTACCCCCGTCGGTGCTTTGCTGCGCAAGGGAAATCCGGACTCCCTGCACGACCTCGCGCGGCTGGGCATCGATCCGATGACGCTGCGGTCGGTGGGGGAGCTGGAATTCTCCCTGCAAACCGGCCGTCCCGCCTTCGACGAGCTCCACGGCAAGCCGGTGTTCACCCACATCGGAGAGCACCCGGAACTGTCGGAGATGTTCAACGCCGCCATGAGCAACGGAACGCGCGCCACCGCGGCCGCCCTGCCCGAGCACTACGACTTCACCCGGTTCACCAAGGTCGCCGACATCGGCGGCGGGGACGGGACGCTGCTCAGTGCGATCCTCGGGCGCCACCCCCAGCTCACCGGCGTGGTGTTCGACAACGCGGACGGTGCGGCGCAGGCGGAGGGCACGATACGGGCCGCCGGACTCTCCGCACGCTGCGAGGTCGTCACCGGCGACTTCTTCGAGGCCGTGCCCGGTGGCGCCGACCTGTACCTGATCAAGAGCGTGCTGCACGACTGGGAGGACGACCGCGCGGTCACCATCCTCGGCAACTGCCGGGCCGTGCTGCCCTCGAACGGCCGTGTCCTGATCGTCGAGCCGCTGCTGCCGGACACGGTCGCCGCCGAGACGCCCGCGCAGAACCCGTACCTCGGCGATCTGACCATGCTCGTGCTGGCGGGTGGACAGGAGCGCACCAGGGCGGACTTCGACCGGCTGTGCGAGCGTTCCGGCCTCACGATCACCGGGACCACCCCGCTGCCGCCGCACCCCGGGCTGTCCTTGATCGAGGCCGTACCAGCCTGA